A genome region from Anopheles stephensi strain Indian chromosome 2, UCI_ANSTEP_V1.0, whole genome shotgun sequence includes the following:
- the LOC118517624 gene encoding uncharacterized protein LOC118517624: MNVIKFKLPVSFEPKCKAYRSRRRIPRSAHTTPDTLFSLCELALRKLLGGGVPRRKFWPTVLSLLPGTESRRLGVRHQLECPQDFNIHLRSSVNYANHWSLLTESLRHEPRWPRIRIGDPARNRITRLHQDYPSQHIWQIRPYDMLTSAFIVRTAAKIASLEQQRSQGRFRSGRTLSSLTATTITTATTSSSGRRLSRERSIDVPDSDQDDQQRVQQLQRQQLMVIGKRTTGSYELRLNSSASVKTSRRKRPTR; the protein is encoded by the exons ATGAATGTGATTAAATTCAAACTTCCGGTTAGCTTTGAGCCCAAGTGCAAGGCATACCGTagtcggcgaag AATTCCTCGCAGCGCTCATACTACACCGGACACACTGTTCAGCCTGTGCGAGCTAGCACTCCGGAAGTTGCTGGGTGGCGGAGTACCGCGCAGAAAGTTCTGGCCAACCGTACTG TCTTTGCTGCCAGGGACCGAGTCACGCCGACTCGGTGTGCGGCACCAGCTGGAGTGCCCACAGGATTTCAACATCCATCTCAGGTCCAGCGTAAACTATGCCAATCACTGGAGTCTGCTGACGGAATCGTTACGCCACGAACCGCGCTGGCCACGGATACGCATCGGTGATCCGGCTCGCAACCGGATTACACGCCTCCACCAGGACTACCCATCGCAGCACATCTGGCAGATCCGACCGTACGACATGCTGACCAGTGCATTTATCGTTCGCACGGCAGCCAAAATAGCGTCCCTAGAACAGCAGCGCTCCCAGGGCAGGTTTAGAAGCGGGCGAACGCTTTCCTCTCTAACCgcgaccaccatcaccaccgcgACTACCTCCTCTTCCGGACGGCGGCTGAGTCgggaacgatcgatcgatgtgcCGGACAGTGACCAGGATGACCAGCAGCGAGTGCAGCAGCTACAGCGGCAACAGCTAATGGTAATCGGCAAACGCACGACCGGAAGTTACGAGCTACGGCTGAATAGCAGCGCATCAGTTAAAACCTCCAGACGGAAGAGACCCACGCGCTAA